Proteins found in one Sporosarcina sp. FSL K6-3457 genomic segment:
- a CDS encoding helix-turn-helix domain-containing protein, which translates to MNSAFSDSEMASFEDLFYKSLNKALISSKHAFSNNEWMTLKDSAKYAGVSYNTFMKFRELGLKICEIDGVKRVSRREIDKFLESHSF; encoded by the coding sequence ATGAATTCTGCCTTTAGTGATTCTGAAATGGCATCTTTTGAAGATCTATTTTATAAATCTTTAAATAAAGCACTAATATCATCCAAACATGCATTTTCTAATAACGAATGGATGACATTAAAAGATAGTGCAAAATACGCCGGGGTTTCCTATAACACTTTTATGAAATTCCGGGAATTAGGATTAAAGATATGTGAAATAGATGGCGTGAAAAGGGTATCACGTAGGGAAATAGATAAGTTTTTAGAAAGTCACAGCTTCTAA
- a CDS encoding MrcB family domain-containing protein gives METIMNHVGEKLRNLRESRKVNLRELAKGIKVNHTALNKIENGTQRLDMETLSKVVEYFSVPADYFINPTLKLEDVNVMNFAHGSLYEAIKRVIEEYPIEKTKSFKDNELGHFVRNDIVEILNETMSLDESKYYVSASVGQGVWATIPWICCFDRSVTISATNGYYLVYLFKEDMSGFYLSLNQGYTYFREKYGAKIGRQKVQQTANIVRSMIEVSEEFHLDTIDLGSKRDLAVGYEKAHIFGKYYDAKQMPNDKELILDFRELLEAYQKIVVFMNDRNVKEFNDYLLLQDDLEFLEKNEESYQETLNQLTVGQFKSLLEPIDEPRLPKDLVVDETGKGRYPRNAKEAADSLIRADFTCEFDPRHETFISKVTNQRYVEAHHFVGISHFNKFPEVDLDRAANIVCLCPNCHRQIHHGNDQARLPMIEKLYNKLKVRLEQVGIEVTMTQLKAFYGITIRN, from the coding sequence ATGGAAACTATTATGAATCATGTAGGTGAAAAGTTAAGAAATTTACGGGAAAGTAGAAAGGTTAATCTTAGGGAATTAGCTAAAGGAATAAAAGTAAACCATACGGCATTGAATAAAATTGAAAATGGTACACAACGTTTGGATATGGAGACTCTATCAAAAGTGGTTGAGTATTTTAGTGTGCCAGCTGATTATTTTATTAATCCTACTTTAAAGTTGGAAGATGTTAATGTTATGAACTTTGCACATGGCAGTTTATATGAAGCCATTAAACGTGTAATTGAGGAATACCCAATTGAAAAAACAAAATCCTTTAAAGATAATGAACTGGGACATTTTGTTCGAAATGATATTGTTGAGATTCTAAATGAAACAATGTCATTAGATGAAAGTAAATACTATGTTAGTGCCTCGGTTGGTCAGGGAGTATGGGCGACGATACCTTGGATATGTTGTTTTGATCGTTCTGTAACGATTTCTGCGACCAACGGTTACTATTTGGTCTACCTTTTCAAAGAAGATATGTCGGGTTTTTACTTAAGTTTGAATCAAGGATATACATATTTTCGTGAAAAATATGGCGCTAAAATAGGACGTCAAAAAGTTCAGCAAACAGCAAATATTGTACGTTCCATGATTGAGGTTTCTGAAGAATTTCATTTAGATACTATTGATTTAGGTTCTAAGAGAGATTTAGCAGTAGGCTATGAGAAAGCTCATATTTTCGGTAAATATTATGACGCTAAACAAATGCCAAATGATAAAGAACTAATTTTAGATTTTCGTGAACTATTAGAGGCATATCAAAAGATTGTTGTATTTATGAATGATCGAAATGTAAAGGAATTTAATGATTACTTACTTCTACAAGATGATTTAGAGTTTTTAGAGAAGAATGAAGAGAGTTATCAGGAAACTTTAAATCAACTAACTGTGGGACAGTTTAAATCGTTGCTGGAGCCAATCGATGAGCCTCGACTCCCAAAAGATCTAGTAGTTGATGAAACAGGCAAAGGGCGTTATCCAAGAAACGCCAAAGAAGCCGCAGATTCTTTAATACGTGCGGATTTCACGTGTGAATTTGATCCCCGGCATGAAACATTTATCTCTAAAGTAACAAATCAAAGATATGTAGAAGCGCATCATTTCGTAGGGATATCTCATTTTAATAAGTTTCCAGAAGTCGATTTAGATCGAGCTGCTAACATCGTATGCTTATGTCCTAATTGTCACCGTCAAATTCATCATGGGAATGATCAAGCACGTTTACCAATGATTGAGAAACTATATAACAAATTAAAAGTTCGCTTAGAGCAAGTAGGGATAGAAGTGACCATGACGCAACTCAAAGCGTTTTACGGTATTACAATAAGGAACTAA
- a CDS encoding DNA/RNA helicase domain-containing protein produces MRKEFIEYTVGQLKTANRSIFVQQLGLFTKSLDFKYNTSQEKSWGDCYDYLINEFQNTSVYDHCILLFEYCLPFTNYRRPDVIMLFNEKVLVLEFKRKDVELIQDVDQLNGYLNFMRKYHNETQKMHLKVQGVLILTTNNENRKESANGFTLIKGQGLVALINDLNNKTPLDYNSSIIWANSAYEPSQNVLKATFNMFMKDDLSMIKNISEHELRNVLNVLHQLTVEAHTKKRLILLTGVPGAGKTLALLHTLYNLNKDGFNGVYLTGNGPLEKVLSYLLTNADTEADGETLIKGVLAYKKAYFDRRTKLPFVESKIPPTILFDEAQRAWNEKQMGAYGMSEPELILKVQGAAAAQNDFTNVVASIGFGQSIYKGEEDEFDTWLRVIEKPEYSNWEIYAPVTLKGLLKHLPNVTYIEDLHLDTSIRSNFIDTSPFIEALLNVDVLTAKKEYSNLREQGYFIHMVDNLESAKQYLEQSAKTTGDKFYGLISSSNINLKDHNLLLSNIRMMKQSDTKETLGKWYFKDSSKLDAIAPEFVCQGLELNIPILYFGGDLLLNNGQWQIAPTKQYVDKETTIRNIYRVLLSRGRIGLILFVPNSLDYIETRNLLTSIGIEEIRLVK; encoded by the coding sequence ATGCGTAAGGAATTTATTGAATATACGGTTGGACAACTAAAAACTGCAAATAGGAGTATTTTTGTTCAACAATTAGGTTTGTTTACTAAGAGTCTAGACTTTAAATACAATACATCACAGGAGAAATCCTGGGGAGATTGCTATGATTATTTGATTAACGAGTTTCAAAATACTTCTGTTTACGATCATTGCATTCTTCTATTTGAATATTGCTTACCATTTACAAATTATCGGCGACCAGATGTCATTATGTTATTTAACGAAAAAGTATTAGTACTAGAGTTTAAAAGAAAAGATGTAGAGCTAATTCAAGATGTAGATCAGTTGAATGGCTATTTGAATTTCATGAGGAAGTATCATAATGAAACACAGAAGATGCACTTAAAAGTTCAAGGTGTCTTGATATTGACAACGAATAATGAGAATAGGAAAGAATCTGCCAATGGATTTACTTTAATTAAAGGGCAAGGATTAGTAGCCCTTATAAATGACTTAAATAACAAAACTCCACTTGATTATAATTCATCAATCATATGGGCAAATTCCGCTTATGAACCATCACAAAATGTATTGAAAGCAACTTTTAATATGTTTATGAAAGATGATCTTTCTATGATTAAAAACATTTCAGAACACGAGTTGCGGAATGTATTAAATGTACTTCACCAACTTACAGTTGAAGCTCATACAAAAAAACGTTTGATTTTACTTACTGGGGTACCCGGGGCGGGGAAGACACTTGCACTATTGCATACCTTGTATAATCTCAATAAAGATGGTTTTAATGGCGTGTATTTGACTGGGAACGGACCCTTGGAAAAGGTTTTATCTTATTTATTAACAAATGCTGATACTGAAGCAGATGGTGAAACATTAATTAAAGGTGTATTGGCATATAAAAAAGCGTATTTTGACCGACGAACTAAACTGCCGTTTGTTGAAAGTAAAATACCACCAACTATTTTATTTGATGAAGCTCAACGTGCGTGGAATGAAAAGCAAATGGGTGCATACGGGATGAGTGAACCTGAATTAATTTTAAAAGTGCAGGGGGCCGCTGCAGCTCAGAATGATTTTACAAATGTAGTTGCCTCTATAGGTTTCGGACAAAGTATATATAAAGGGGAAGAAGATGAATTTGATACATGGCTAAGAGTCATTGAAAAGCCAGAATATAGTAATTGGGAGATTTATGCACCTGTTACTTTGAAAGGCCTATTGAAACATTTACCTAATGTTACTTATATAGAAGATTTACATTTAGATACCTCTATTCGATCAAATTTCATCGACACCTCACCTTTTATTGAAGCGTTACTAAATGTTGATGTTTTAACTGCAAAAAAAGAATATTCTAATTTACGTGAACAAGGTTATTTTATCCACATGGTGGATAACCTAGAAAGTGCAAAGCAGTATCTAGAACAGTCTGCAAAAACAACTGGAGATAAATTTTATGGTCTCATATCTTCGTCAAATATAAACTTGAAAGATCATAATCTACTATTAAGTAATATTCGTATGATGAAACAATCTGACACCAAAGAAACACTTGGTAAATGGTACTTTAAAGATTCATCTAAATTGGATGCAATTGCGCCTGAGTTTGTTTGTCAGGGGTTAGAGTTGAATATTCCGATACTATATTTCGGAGGGGATTTATTATTGAATAATGGTCAATGGCAGATAGCCCCTACAAAGCAATATGTGGATAAAGAGACTACGATTAGAAATATATATAGGGTTTTGTTGTCCAGGGGGCGCATAGGGCTAATTCTATTTGTACCGAATAGCTTAGATTATATTGAAACTAGAAATTTGTTAACGTCTATTGGGATTGAAGAAATTAGGTTGGTGAAATAA
- the radC gene encoding RadC family protein produces MKAFDKATFKLLLATTIREKEDGYVVSEIFNRYPSAQELLDITEEELLNIKGIGKVKAHQIIAALTLARMNPCPIEERFTIRSPQDAYDYLKDMQYLTQEHFVVLGLNVKNEIIFRETVFIGSLNSSIVHPRETFKHLIRRSCASAIVGHNHPSGNPTPSPEDIEVTKRLVEVGNVVGIEVLDHIIVGFEKYVSLKEKGYM; encoded by the coding sequence ATGAAAGCATTCGATAAAGCTACATTCAAACTACTTCTTGCCACTACAATCCGTGAAAAGGAAGATGGGTATGTTGTCAGCGAAATCTTTAACCGTTATCCATCTGCACAAGAACTTCTTGATATCACTGAGGAAGAGCTTCTAAACATCAAGGGAATCGGAAAAGTAAAAGCACATCAGATTATTGCGGCATTGACATTGGCGCGAATGAATCCTTGCCCGATAGAAGAGCGTTTTACAATTCGCTCTCCACAGGATGCATATGACTATTTAAAAGACATGCAGTACCTAACCCAAGAACATTTTGTTGTGCTAGGTTTAAATGTAAAGAATGAAATCATCTTCAGAGAAACAGTGTTCATCGGTTCGTTGAATTCATCCATCGTGCATCCTAGGGAGACGTTCAAGCATTTGATTCGCCGTAGCTGTGCAAGTGCAATTGTTGGGCATAACCACCCGAGCGGCAACCCAACCCCAAGTCCTGAAGATATTGAAGTAACGAAAAGATTGGTTGAAGTAGGTAATGTAGTTGGTATTGAAGTTCTTGACCATATCATCGTCGGTTTCGAAAAGTACGTTTCCTTAAAGGAAAAGGGATACATGTAA